The stretch of DNA CCGGTCGAGAAACTGCTGGTCTTGATGCGTTTACTGGTTGCCACGGGCAATAACGATGCTGGATGGCTTATTGCCAAACGATTGAGTGAATTGCCTGCGGGGGCGGATAACTTCCGAGTGCGAGACCAAATGCTTAGCGAATTGACAGACACTCGCAATGGAGATTGGATCCGTCAGCTGGCGTACGACGAGAACGAAGACAAACTCTCGCGAGCCAGCATGATTCTGCTTTCGACAACCCTGGAAAACGTCAGCGAAGCGACTTTTGAAATCATCTACGAGGCATTGGTGGCGATGTTTCCGCATTGGTCGATGGACCAACGTGTGACGTCGGTCATATCACTTCTTGAAGGAGACCTTCCGCCGGACTTTGATTCCACGGTCGACATCAATCGGTTGCTTAGTTTCGTGGTCACACCACGTGTGAACCGATTGGCGGGAATGCGAATGATTCGTCAACAGATGGCTCGTGGAGCACCTCTTCCGCTTTCAATTCGAGCGAACCTCGAGATCGTTCAAATGTTCTGGCGATTGGGCCAATCCAATGCGGCAACGTCTTGCCTTAATGCTCTAGCTGAATCGGGTGACCCGGACGCTGTCGTTGAAGTCGCCGAACGCGCTCTTCATGCTGGGGACCTGGACTTGGCCGAAGAGATATACGAATCCATCCTCAACAATCTCTTTCGAGTGGACAGTTCCACCGGAGTTATTGCGTCCCAGTCCAACATTTCAGTTGCCGGGAAGGCTATGGTGGGACTGCTTGCCATCGCGAGACGACGCGGTGATGAAGCCGGTGAAATTAAACGAGAACAGCAATTGCGTTTCATGCTGTGTGGACCTTCAGAATCGTTCAATGATGATGTCGCGGGATACCTAACCGAACTCGGTGAAGTTGAGTGGGTGCAAGACATCTATCAATCTGGCCTCGCGATGCATCTGTTTGCTTCAGGCGACGAGATCCGCCTCTACAACGCAGCACGCGGTTATGCGATGATCACCAGCGACCAATCGCCAGGGGAATCGGCACGTTGGTTTGACTTGGCGATGACCCGATTAATCACGTCGGAAGACTTTCGCGACAGTGCTTTTGTCGCGCTACCAATTTACGTTCATCGTTGGGCGTTAGAGGCCGCGATCAAAGAGAAAGACGCGGACGAAGTTCGTCGCACCATTGATGTCCTGTTGTCACTTGATCCAGTCGACATTGATTTGGCCGAACGACTGTTGCCACTCATGCGAGAGTCTGGCATGGGCAGCATCGCTAGCGAGACCCTTAAGCAGATTCTTCAACAGGGAGCAGAGCAGGTTTCTAAGTTCCCGTTGGATGCAATGACATGCAACAATCTGGCTTGGGTGGCAGCAAAGAACGATCACAATTTACCACTGGCACGGCGTCTTTCTCGCCAAGCAGTCGATCTTGAGCCCGCCAGTTCGATTTACCTCGACACTTTGGCCGAAGTCTTATATCGAATGGACAAGCCCGATCAAGCATTGGCCATTGAAAAGCAAGCGATCATGGATGACCCTGATCAATGGCATTTGCATCAGCAAATCGAACGTTTTCGTATCAGTTCACCGTAACTCGTATCAGTGCACGGTAACTTGCATCAGTGCACCATAACTTGCGCCAGTGAACGGTAACTTGCGCCAGTGCACGGTAACTTGCGCCAGTGCACGGTAACTTGCGCCAGTGCACGGTAACTTGCGCCAGTGCACGGTAACTTGCATTCGCACATGTCAACTTGCACGTGCTCGTTTTCCGCACTCACTCACTCGGGTACCCCATTTACTCGGGTGCCCCGAACTCGGTTGGACAGGCACGCTTTTGCTTGGACGATCCGAGACCATATTAGAAACGGATATGAACGCCTCCTCGTGGGTGAGCGGGGCGGTGATGGTGGTGGTGATAGTACACGCGTTGCGGCGGATAGTAGGGAACGACAATGCGTTCTTCAACGATCACGGGTGCGGGGATCACGATTTGCTGCGGGGGTGTGTACTGAGACGCCCGTGCAACCTGCGTTCGCCCCACAGCAGCCGTTTGCATCGCAGAAATAACTCGTTCGCTGACCCCTTGCTGATGCATCGCGATGATGTCGGATACTTGCGGTTCAGCAATCACACCACGGCTTTGGATTTGGTTGATGATTACGTTTTCGCTAAGTCCACTGCGGCTCATCGAAACGACATCGTTCAGAGAAACGGAGCTCTGAGCCACTACGGCTTGCTGTTGCTGTTGAGCATAAATTTGGCGTTGCTGGTTGTAAGCAGCTTCTTTGTCGGCTGCGTTCCCAAGAATCCCTCCGGTCACGGCACCAATCACGCCGCCGATCGCGGCGCCGGCACCGGCTTCACCATTGTTGTCGCCAATTAAGCCCCCGGCTACGGCGCCGGCAAGGCCACCCAACGTTGCACCCCGTGTTTGGTTCACAGGAGGAGGACTGCTGTACTGCGCGGTTGCGGTTTGAGCGGAAACCGAGAAAGCTAGCAAACAAATGCCAAACACGGGCACACGGAACACTCGGCACATGGATCGAAACTCCAAAGACAACGAACAGCAAACAGATGTTGTGGTGTAGGAATTTATGGTCGAGCGAAGCAATGCCAGAAAACAATCACCGGACGTGAAACTAGTCTTCGTCGTGTCGAGGTTTGACTGATTCGGTATCCACGAAGACAGAAATCGCACGAATAAAATCGTCGGCATCATCGAACTCGCGATACACGCTTGCGAAACGAATGTAAGCAACTTGGTCAA from Rubripirellula amarantea encodes:
- a CDS encoding tetratricopeptide repeat protein, with the protein product MLLNFLLSMRRDAMEKLLGKSLLLSLFFATLPLSANSQDAGSSRTGPVPAGTIPMGTIPTGDGKSLNAPVPTSEQTPSQESVGEIEEDRIRGLADRDYAQRHIATLEMWKDREGSRDAVQQAARDSDPEISGRAKWILRQWRRGALPDTPPEISRLLRSSDSPGAIERLLNRGQFQAAVVAVEESAGTINRETISRRITVALLQRFPLYAKLAYDTGSTETLLQLLDMVTDSDELALCRIRLMQLIEVPIDDSNLLPSSSSMWTESERRQRRIMLLASLGQLDQALTLAEKEIEDSHRINTLSLAGRWDEICDATHALALQSEPNSYEHAIRWCDTLVAASRSHRDTLVDEAVRELLRVDPESAEAARTLNVRWKCLAIHGKIDEAIRCFPESAQIQKSKLCLHAARPEMAFEVLGFPLAEIDSQLHHWIDSAIEEQTKVKTANLCEPVEKLLVLMRLLVATGNNDAGWLIAKRLSELPAGADNFRVRDQMLSELTDTRNGDWIRQLAYDENEDKLSRASMILLSTTLENVSEATFEIIYEALVAMFPHWSMDQRVTSVISLLEGDLPPDFDSTVDINRLLSFVVTPRVNRLAGMRMIRQQMARGAPLPLSIRANLEIVQMFWRLGQSNAATSCLNALAESGDPDAVVEVAERALHAGDLDLAEEIYESILNNLFRVDSSTGVIASQSNISVAGKAMVGLLAIARRRGDEAGEIKREQQLRFMLCGPSESFNDDVAGYLTELGEVEWVQDIYQSGLAMHLFASGDEIRLYNAARGYAMITSDQSPGESARWFDLAMTRLITSEDFRDSAFVALPIYVHRWALEAAIKEKDADEVRRTIDVLLSLDPVDIDLAERLLPLMRESGMGSIASETLKQILQQGAEQVSKFPLDAMTCNNLAWVAAKNDHNLPLARRLSRQAVDLEPASSIYLDTLAEVLYRMDKPDQALAIEKQAIMDDPDQWHLHQQIERFRISSP
- a CDS encoding glycine zipper domain-containing protein, which translates into the protein MCRVFRVPVFGICLLAFSVSAQTATAQYSSPPPVNQTRGATLGGLAGAVAGGLIGDNNGEAGAGAAIGGVIGAVTGGILGNAADKEAAYNQQRQIYAQQQQQAVVAQSSVSLNDVVSMSRSGLSENVIINQIQSRGVIAEPQVSDIIAMHQQGVSERVISAMQTAAVGRTQVARASQYTPPQQIVIPAPVIVEERIVVPYYPPQRVYYHHHHHRPAHPRGGVHIRF